A window of Castanea sativa cultivar Marrone di Chiusa Pesio chromosome 1, ASM4071231v1 contains these coding sequences:
- the LOC142636381 gene encoding uncharacterized protein LOC142636381 translates to MGISRERLVPTNAPLVGFGGTRVYPLGVVTLFVTVGDYPQQVTKDVAFLVINCSSAYNAILGRPILNAWKAITLTYHLMVKFPTEYGVGKLRGNQVATRECYIAMMEMDNHLQAMNIEEQ, encoded by the coding sequence atggggattaGTAGGGAACGACTGGTCCCAACGAATGCACCCCTAGTTGGCTTCGGAGGGACAAGGGTCTATCCTTTGGGAGTCGTCACGCTGTTTGTGACAGTCGGGGATTACCCACAACAAGTAACCAAGGATGTAGCTTTTCTTGTGATCAACTGCTCTTCTGCTTATAACGCCATCCTTGGACGGCCCattctcaatgcatggaaggctaTCACCTTGACCTACCATCTAATGGTCAAATTCCCCACCGAATATGGAGTTGGAAAGCTGCGCGGAAATCAGGTAGCTACACGGGAATGCTACatcgccatgatggaaatggataaCCACCTACAAGCAATGAACATTGAGGAACAATGA
- the LOC142636372 gene encoding uncharacterized protein LOC142636372 has product MPGEELFLYLAVSSAAISAALIREEGKVQKPVYFISWALRGAEERYPQMEKLTFALVTVARKLKPYFQAHTINVLTDKPLRRAMSSPEATGRMALWAIELSEFDIRYQPWAAVKGQILADFVAEFTTTKDQGAKETPIWRVHIDGSFNKHAGGVEVVLHTLEGDKIECMIHLDFSTTNNEAKYEALVAGLDLAIAAGAKSVVAYSDSQIVASQVNGSYDCKNKRMKRYLEEVKGRTNNLQFKMIKIPGEENQKANRLAKTASTELMIIPKQVWNSEGAHFGQRETIRQQYIQRLSFPAWDQESLLINRSPLGQQTG; this is encoded by the exons ATGCCAGGGGAAgaattgttcttgtaccttgccgtctcctCAGCCGCGATTAGTGCAgctctcattagagaagaaggaaaggtacaaaagcccgtgtactttataaGCTGGGcactgagaggagcagaagagaggtaccctCAGATGGAAAAACTCACGTTTGCTCTAGTGACCGTGGCTCGGAAGctcaaaccatactttcaagcgcataccataaatgtcctAACAGATAAACCCTTACGGAGAGCAATGAGTAGTCCCGAAGCTACTGGACGAATGGCGCTATGGGCAATCGAGCTCAGTGAATTTGATATCCGATATCAACCATGGGCAGcagtgaaaggacaaatattggcagacttcgtTGCTGAATTCACTACCACAAAGGATCAGGGGGCAAAAGAAACGCCCATATGGAGAGTTCATATAGACGGATCTTTCAATAAGCATGCTGGAGGTGTTGaagttgtactccacaccctGGAAGGAGacaagatcgaatgcatgatccaTCTGGACTTTTCTACTACTAACAACGAGGCGAAATACGAGGCTTTGGTAGCGGGACTGGACCTTGCGATAGCGGCAGGAGCTAAGAGTGTGGTCGcctactccgattctcaaatcgtggCCAGTcaggttaatgggagctatgactGCAAGAATaaaaggatgaaaaggtatcttgaggaagtgaagggtcgaacgaatAACCTCCAATTCAAGATGATTAAAATCCCAGGGGAGGAGAACCAAAAAGCCAACCGACTCGCAAAGACAGCTTCGACCGAACTCATGATCATTCCtaaacag gtATGGAATTCCGAGGGTGCTCATTTCGGACAACGGGAAACAATTCGACAACAATACATTCAGAGACTTTCGTTCCCagcttgggatcaagaatcactactcatcAACCGCTCACCCTTAGGCCAACAgacaggttga
- the LOC142635905 gene encoding butanoate--CoA ligase AAE1-like isoform X1, which translates to MEGVIQCSANFVPLTPIGFLERAAIVYGDEVSMVYGTEKTTWGETHERCIKLASALVQLGISRGDIVVAFAPNIPALYELHFGVPMAGAVISALNTRLDSTILALLLEQLEAKIIFVYYEFLEVVLGALNILSEREAKPPPLVLIAECDKKSFSIVEATPPSSLEYNDLLAMGQADFEIIRPKNECDPISVNYTSGSTGVPKGAIYSHRAAYLNSLATIFRINVREKLVFLWTVDMFRCNGWCFPWAVAALGGTNICLRSTLTAKLIFDAILVHKVTHLCGAPIVLNILAKSLARPLPFKVEIIVAGPLPAAQVVTKVIELGFNVSHGYGMTEALGPAIVTPCTPELQYSSTLDEQAKTKRLEGLHNLIMDGVDVKDPSTMKSIPHDGKTIGEVMFKGNTMMLGYFKKPKVTQEAFRGGWYHSGDLAIRHQDGCVEMKDRAKDMIICGGEIVSSLEVEAVLLSHPKVFEAAVVGTDKPCAFVKLKEGCDNCVPEEIIEFCGERLPKYMVPHSVVFGDLPVNSTGKIQKFVLREKAKTMGMQIGSLK; encoded by the exons ATGGAGGGTGTGATTCAATGCTCTGCAAACTTTGTACCGTTGACACCTATAGGTTTCTTGGAGAGAGCAGCCATTGTGTATGGTGATGAGGTTTCCATGGTTTATGGTACTGAGAAAACTACTTGGGGAGAAACACATGAACGATGCATCAAGCTTGCTTCTGCTTTGGTCCAACTGGGAATTTCCCGTGGTGATATT GTAGTGGCTTTTGCACCCAATATTCCAGCACTCTATGAGCTACATTTTGGCGTTCCGATGGCTGGGGCAGTTATTTCTGCACTTAACACCAGGTTAGACTCAACTATTTTAGCCTTGTTATTGGAACAATTGGaggctaaaattatttttgtatactATGAGTTCCTTGAAGTTGTTCTTGGAGCATTAAACATACTTTCCGAGAGAGAAGCCAAACCACCCCCACTTGTTTTAATAGCTGAGTGTGATAAAAAGTCATTCTCAATTGTTGAAGCAACCCCACCAAGTAGCCTGGAGTACAATGACCTTCTTGCAATGGGACAAGCGGACTTTGAGATAATTAGACCCAAAAATGAATGTGATCCTATTTCAGTGAATTACACCTCTGGCTCAACTGGGGTCCCTAAAGGAGCAATCTATAGCCACAGAGCTGCCTATCTCAATTCACTAGCAACAATTTTTCGCATCAATGTGAGAGAAAAGCTTGTGTTTTTATGGACTGTTGACATGTTCCGCTGCAATGGGTGGTGTTTCCCTTGGGCAGTGGCTGCTCTTGGTGGCACCAATATATGCCTCAGAAGCACTCTCACAGCAAAACTTATATTTGATGCAATTCTTGTTCACAAG gTAACTCACTTGTGTGGTGCACCCATCGTTTTAAACATCCTAGCAAAGTCTCTTGCGAGGCCATTGCCATTCAAAGTGGAAATTATTGTTGCTGGTCCATTACCAGCAGCCCAAGTTGTGACCAAGGTTATTGAATTAGGCTTCAATGTGAGCCATGGCTATGGTATGACAGAGGCTCTTGGCCCAGCCATTGTTACCCCATGTACACCCGAGTTGCAATACAGTTCAACCTTGGATGAACAAGCCAAAACAAAACGTCTTGAAGGGCTTCACAACCTTATAATGGATGGGGTCGATGTAAAAGATCCTAGTACTATGAAGAGCATACCTCATGATGGAAAAACCATTGGTGAGGTAATGTTTAAAGGAAATACTATGATGTTGGGGTActttaaaaaaccaaaagtaACTCAAGAAGCTTTTAGGGGTGGATGGTACCATTCAGGGGACCTTGCAATTAGACATCAAGATGGTTGTGTAGAAATGAAAGACCGTGCAAAGGATATGATCATTTGTGGGGGTGAGATTGTAAGCTCACTTGAAGTAGAGGCAGTGTTGCTAAGTCATCCAAAGGTGTTTGAAGCTGCTGTGGTGGGAACAGATAAGCCTTGTGCATTTGTGAAGTTGAAGGAGGGGTGTGATAATTGTGTGCCAGAAGAGATTATTGAGTTTTGTGGGGAGAGATTGCCAAAGTATATGGTTCCCCATAGTGTTGTTTTTGGGGATTTGCCGGTCAATTCAACTGGCAAGATACAAAAATTTGTTCTTAGAGAGAAGGCCAAGACCATGGGTATGCAAATTGGCTCTCTAAAATGA
- the LOC142635905 gene encoding isovalerate--CoA ligase AAE2-like isoform X2, which translates to MVYGTEKTTWGETHERCIKLASALVQLGISRGDIVVAFAPNIPALYELHFGVPMAGAVISALNTRLDSTILALLLEQLEAKIIFVYYEFLEVVLGALNILSEREAKPPPLVLIAECDKKSFSIVEATPPSSLEYNDLLAMGQADFEIIRPKNECDPISVNYTSGSTGVPKGAIYSHRAAYLNSLATIFRINVREKLVFLWTVDMFRCNGWCFPWAVAALGGTNICLRSTLTAKLIFDAILVHKVTHLCGAPIVLNILAKSLARPLPFKVEIIVAGPLPAAQVVTKVIELGFNVSHGYGMTEALGPAIVTPCTPELQYSSTLDEQAKTKRLEGLHNLIMDGVDVKDPSTMKSIPHDGKTIGEVMFKGNTMMLGYFKKPKVTQEAFRGGWYHSGDLAIRHQDGCVEMKDRAKDMIICGGEIVSSLEVEAVLLSHPKVFEAAVVGTDKPCAFVKLKEGCDNCVPEEIIEFCGERLPKYMVPHSVVFGDLPVNSTGKIQKFVLREKAKTMGMQIGSLK; encoded by the exons ATGGTTTATGGTACTGAGAAAACTACTTGGGGAGAAACACATGAACGATGCATCAAGCTTGCTTCTGCTTTGGTCCAACTGGGAATTTCCCGTGGTGATATT GTAGTGGCTTTTGCACCCAATATTCCAGCACTCTATGAGCTACATTTTGGCGTTCCGATGGCTGGGGCAGTTATTTCTGCACTTAACACCAGGTTAGACTCAACTATTTTAGCCTTGTTATTGGAACAATTGGaggctaaaattatttttgtatactATGAGTTCCTTGAAGTTGTTCTTGGAGCATTAAACATACTTTCCGAGAGAGAAGCCAAACCACCCCCACTTGTTTTAATAGCTGAGTGTGATAAAAAGTCATTCTCAATTGTTGAAGCAACCCCACCAAGTAGCCTGGAGTACAATGACCTTCTTGCAATGGGACAAGCGGACTTTGAGATAATTAGACCCAAAAATGAATGTGATCCTATTTCAGTGAATTACACCTCTGGCTCAACTGGGGTCCCTAAAGGAGCAATCTATAGCCACAGAGCTGCCTATCTCAATTCACTAGCAACAATTTTTCGCATCAATGTGAGAGAAAAGCTTGTGTTTTTATGGACTGTTGACATGTTCCGCTGCAATGGGTGGTGTTTCCCTTGGGCAGTGGCTGCTCTTGGTGGCACCAATATATGCCTCAGAAGCACTCTCACAGCAAAACTTATATTTGATGCAATTCTTGTTCACAAG gTAACTCACTTGTGTGGTGCACCCATCGTTTTAAACATCCTAGCAAAGTCTCTTGCGAGGCCATTGCCATTCAAAGTGGAAATTATTGTTGCTGGTCCATTACCAGCAGCCCAAGTTGTGACCAAGGTTATTGAATTAGGCTTCAATGTGAGCCATGGCTATGGTATGACAGAGGCTCTTGGCCCAGCCATTGTTACCCCATGTACACCCGAGTTGCAATACAGTTCAACCTTGGATGAACAAGCCAAAACAAAACGTCTTGAAGGGCTTCACAACCTTATAATGGATGGGGTCGATGTAAAAGATCCTAGTACTATGAAGAGCATACCTCATGATGGAAAAACCATTGGTGAGGTAATGTTTAAAGGAAATACTATGATGTTGGGGTActttaaaaaaccaaaagtaACTCAAGAAGCTTTTAGGGGTGGATGGTACCATTCAGGGGACCTTGCAATTAGACATCAAGATGGTTGTGTAGAAATGAAAGACCGTGCAAAGGATATGATCATTTGTGGGGGTGAGATTGTAAGCTCACTTGAAGTAGAGGCAGTGTTGCTAAGTCATCCAAAGGTGTTTGAAGCTGCTGTGGTGGGAACAGATAAGCCTTGTGCATTTGTGAAGTTGAAGGAGGGGTGTGATAATTGTGTGCCAGAAGAGATTATTGAGTTTTGTGGGGAGAGATTGCCAAAGTATATGGTTCCCCATAGTGTTGTTTTTGGGGATTTGCCGGTCAATTCAACTGGCAAGATACAAAAATTTGTTCTTAGAGAGAAGGCCAAGACCATGGGTATGCAAATTGGCTCTCTAAAATGA